One window of Populus nigra chromosome 5, ddPopNigr1.1, whole genome shotgun sequence genomic DNA carries:
- the LOC133693639 gene encoding zinc finger CCCH domain-containing protein 6-like isoform X2, with translation MRYHPSAALQLEEGSCLKERLFVSEDCPSKVGGQVQDHLQKKASLLLLHSSGKEPNDCPPGFEGSHFLNPCKKELSCFPRIQWKCPPKFVVSSNWHVTAGEESQESQAQKLREMRALEAFYPRPSAVPPSPVVSLDVEDTDYDDSLTPIIPLIPVEEEEATELPSDLTEPLKTSQSPALPPFLLSSGTLNSSKCITPASNPLSSEKPAFGKLTNPGSNLISAASAAVTAIMKNKGHGSLIDTGLLVKILSDPKMIEELAGGNQALPVTSRPVTSSMSPSCEKPDVVPVQFTANGNLQPLPSEEQPWSKPTCQIPISCPKPAMPSLPSMPSNGSLYLQPSQMHPTVSRASMHQDTAPASGFGVFSSIPVPIPVPNSMPTTVSTVPRESMATQISFKDTGPNQMSNLVQSTLVMKPVQPNSVPQAGMKTNPVKDVEYIKNLIREHGTAKKEIQDRRMPHNGRHYNQTQNQELIQNIKKRESKHKSQKPCMYFKTPKGCRNGFNCPFQHDPSFQFQTGSALDAPVAKRMKFSGEIVGRT, from the exons ATGAGGTATCATCCTTCTGCAGCATTGCAGTTAGAGGAAGGGAGTTGCTTGAAG GAGAGGCTCTTTGTATCTGAGGATTGCCCTTCAAAAGTTGGCGGACAAGTCCAAGATCATCTTCAGAAAAAGGCATCATTGCTTTTGCTCCATTCGAGTGGTAAAGAACCAAATGATTGCCCCCCGGGATTTGAAGGCAGTCACTTCTTGAATCCATGTAAAAAGGAATTGTCCTGCTTTCCTAGGATTCAATGGAAGTGCCCTCCCAAA TTTGTTGTCAGTTCCAACTGGCATGTGACAGCTGGAGAAGAAAGCCAGGAATCACAGGCCCAAAAACTGAGGGAAATGAGAGCTCTTGAAGCATTTTATCCACGCCCTTCTGCTGTTCCTCCCAg CCCTGTTGTTTCTTTGGACGTAGAAGATACAGATTATGATGATAGCCTCACTCCAATCATCCCTCTCATTCCTGTTGAAGAGGAGGAAGCCACAGAATTGCCATCTGATTTGACAGAACCATTGAAAACTTCCCAGTCACCAGCATTGCCTCCGTTTTTATTGTCATCTGGAACCCTGAACTCTTCAAAATGCATCACCCCTGCTTCAAATCCACTCTCAAGTGAAAAACCAGCATTTGGAAAATTAACTAATCCAGGAAGTAATTTAATCTCAGCAGCTTCTGCTGCTGTTACTGCTATCATGAAAAACAAGGGGCATGGAAGCTTAATTGATACTGGTTTGCTTGTTAAGATCTTAAGTGACCCAAAAATGATCGAGGAACTTGCCGGTGGCAATCAAGCACTTCCTGTGACATCTAGACCAGTTACTAGTTCAATGTCCCCATCATGTGAGAAACCTGATGTAGTTCCAGTACAATTTACAGCTAATGGAAACTTGCAACCCCTACCTAGTGAGGAGCAGCCATGGTCGAAGCCAACATGTCAGATTCCCATATCCTGTCCGAAACCTGCCATGCCTTCTTTGCCATCAATGCCATCCAACGGGAGCTTGTATCTTCAACCTAGTCAGATGCACCCGACAGTAAGTAGAGCGTCCATGCATCAGGATACTGCTCCTGCAAGTGGGTTTGGAGTATTTTCTTCCATTCCTGTGCCCATTCCAGTGCCTAATTCAATGCCAACAACGGTAAGCACAGTGCCTAGAGAATCAATGGCAACCCAAATATCTTTCAAAGACACCGGTCCCAACCAAATGTCTAATTTGGTGCAATCCACTCTGGTTATGAAGCCTGTCCAACCGAACAGTGTTCCTCAAGCAGGTATGAAAACTAACCCTGTGAAGGATGTGGAGTACATTAAGAACCTTATAAGGGAACATGGAACAGCGAAGAAAGAAATCCAGGACCGAAGAATGCCCCATAATGGAAGGCATTACAATCAAACTCAGAACCAAGAATTgatacaaaacataaaaaagagggAATCGAAACACAAGTCTCAGAAGCCTTGCATGTACTTTAAAACTCCCAAGGGATGCCGAAATGGCTTCAATTGCCCTTTCCAGCATGATCCATCTTTCCAGTTTCAAACTGGTAGTGCTTTGGATGCCCCAGTTGCAAAGAGAATGAAATTTAGTGGGGAAATCGTTGGGAGGACCTGA
- the LOC133693639 gene encoding zinc finger CCCH domain-containing protein 6-like isoform X1 codes for MKRSSKSNRVSWAPGLNLCQERLFVSEDCPSKVGGQVQDHLQKKASLLLLHSSGKEPNDCPPGFEGSHFLNPCKKELSCFPRIQWKCPPKFVVSSNWHVTAGEESQESQAQKLREMRALEAFYPRPSAVPPSPVVSLDVEDTDYDDSLTPIIPLIPVEEEEATELPSDLTEPLKTSQSPALPPFLLSSGTLNSSKCITPASNPLSSEKPAFGKLTNPGSNLISAASAAVTAIMKNKGHGSLIDTGLLVKILSDPKMIEELAGGNQALPVTSRPVTSSMSPSCEKPDVVPVQFTANGNLQPLPSEEQPWSKPTCQIPISCPKPAMPSLPSMPSNGSLYLQPSQMHPTVSRASMHQDTAPASGFGVFSSIPVPIPVPNSMPTTVSTVPRESMATQISFKDTGPNQMSNLVQSTLVMKPVQPNSVPQAGMKTNPVKDVEYIKNLIREHGTAKKEIQDRRMPHNGRHYNQTQNQELIQNIKKRESKHKSQKPCMYFKTPKGCRNGFNCPFQHDPSFQFQTGSALDAPVAKRMKFSGEIVGRT; via the exons GAGAGGCTCTTTGTATCTGAGGATTGCCCTTCAAAAGTTGGCGGACAAGTCCAAGATCATCTTCAGAAAAAGGCATCATTGCTTTTGCTCCATTCGAGTGGTAAAGAACCAAATGATTGCCCCCCGGGATTTGAAGGCAGTCACTTCTTGAATCCATGTAAAAAGGAATTGTCCTGCTTTCCTAGGATTCAATGGAAGTGCCCTCCCAAA TTTGTTGTCAGTTCCAACTGGCATGTGACAGCTGGAGAAGAAAGCCAGGAATCACAGGCCCAAAAACTGAGGGAAATGAGAGCTCTTGAAGCATTTTATCCACGCCCTTCTGCTGTTCCTCCCAg CCCTGTTGTTTCTTTGGACGTAGAAGATACAGATTATGATGATAGCCTCACTCCAATCATCCCTCTCATTCCTGTTGAAGAGGAGGAAGCCACAGAATTGCCATCTGATTTGACAGAACCATTGAAAACTTCCCAGTCACCAGCATTGCCTCCGTTTTTATTGTCATCTGGAACCCTGAACTCTTCAAAATGCATCACCCCTGCTTCAAATCCACTCTCAAGTGAAAAACCAGCATTTGGAAAATTAACTAATCCAGGAAGTAATTTAATCTCAGCAGCTTCTGCTGCTGTTACTGCTATCATGAAAAACAAGGGGCATGGAAGCTTAATTGATACTGGTTTGCTTGTTAAGATCTTAAGTGACCCAAAAATGATCGAGGAACTTGCCGGTGGCAATCAAGCACTTCCTGTGACATCTAGACCAGTTACTAGTTCAATGTCCCCATCATGTGAGAAACCTGATGTAGTTCCAGTACAATTTACAGCTAATGGAAACTTGCAACCCCTACCTAGTGAGGAGCAGCCATGGTCGAAGCCAACATGTCAGATTCCCATATCCTGTCCGAAACCTGCCATGCCTTCTTTGCCATCAATGCCATCCAACGGGAGCTTGTATCTTCAACCTAGTCAGATGCACCCGACAGTAAGTAGAGCGTCCATGCATCAGGATACTGCTCCTGCAAGTGGGTTTGGAGTATTTTCTTCCATTCCTGTGCCCATTCCAGTGCCTAATTCAATGCCAACAACGGTAAGCACAGTGCCTAGAGAATCAATGGCAACCCAAATATCTTTCAAAGACACCGGTCCCAACCAAATGTCTAATTTGGTGCAATCCACTCTGGTTATGAAGCCTGTCCAACCGAACAGTGTTCCTCAAGCAGGTATGAAAACTAACCCTGTGAAGGATGTGGAGTACATTAAGAACCTTATAAGGGAACATGGAACAGCGAAGAAAGAAATCCAGGACCGAAGAATGCCCCATAATGGAAGGCATTACAATCAAACTCAGAACCAAGAATTgatacaaaacataaaaaagagggAATCGAAACACAAGTCTCAGAAGCCTTGCATGTACTTTAAAACTCCCAAGGGATGCCGAAATGGCTTCAATTGCCCTTTCCAGCATGATCCATCTTTCCAGTTTCAAACTGGTAGTGCTTTGGATGCCCCAGTTGCAAAGAGAATGAAATTTAGTGGGGAAATCGTTGGGAGGACCTGA
- the LOC133693952 gene encoding aminotransferase ALD1, chloroplastic-like, whose translation MYSSSAGNSMLRRNFLRPGIIQASYKTQKEGIACNTKVPRNVNMEKLRSAYLFPEISMREVQHIEKYPDAKLISLGIGDTTEPIPDIIASSMANYARSLSTAEGYSGYGAEQGNKALRKAIAETFYRDVRVKETEVFVSDGSQCDITRLQLLLGSNVSIAVQDPSFPAYVDSSVIIGQAGDFEDKTGMYGKIQYMKCLPKTNFFPDLATASRSDIIFFCSPNNPTGHAATRQQLEQLVKFAKENGSIIIFDSAYAAYISDDSPRSIFEIPGAREVAIEVSSFSKFAGFTGIRLGWTVVPEELSFSNGFPVINDFNRIVCTCFNGASNIAQAGGLACLSTEGFASVHSIIKCYKENAKILRDTFSSHGLKVYGGENAPYLWVHFPGSKSWDIFTEILEKTHIITVPGSGFGPEGEEFMRISAFGHRESIIEAARRLGNLYP comes from the coding sequence atGTACAGCTCTTCTGCTGGCAATTCTATGTTACGTAGAAATTTCTTGCGGCCTGGGATTATCCAGGCCAGTTATAAAACCCAGAAAGAGGGAATTGCTTGCAATACAAAGGTACCCCGCAATGTCAACATGGAGAAGTTACGGAGTGCCTATTTGTTTCCTGAGATCTCAATGCGTGAGGTTCAACACATTGAGAAGTACCCAGATGCAAAATTGATAAGCCTTGGAATTGGTGACACCACAGAGCCCATACCGGATATCATAGCTTCAAGCATGGCAAACTATGCACGTTCCCTTTCAACAGCAGAAGGTTATAGTGGGTATGGAGCTGAGCAAGGCAACAAAGCCTTGAGGAAAGCTATTGCTGAAACATTTTACAGAGATGTTCGGGTAAAGGAAACAGAAGTTTTTGTGTCAGATGGCTCACAGTGTGATATTACTCGCCTTCAGCTGCTGCTTGGTTCCAATGTGTCAATAGCTGTGCAGGATCCATCCTTTCCAGCCTATGTAGATTCAAGTGTCATAATTGGTCAAGCTGGTGATTTTGAAGATAAAACTGGGATGTATGGGAAAATTCAGTACATGAAATGCCTGCCTAAAACTAACTTTTTTCCCGACTTAGCAACAGCTTCAAGGTcagatataattttcttttgctCTCCGAATAATCCCACTGGTCATGCAGCAACACGACAGCAGTTGGAGCAACTTGTGAAGTTTGCAAAGGAGAATGGATCAATCATAATTTTTGACTCTGCGTATGCAGCTTATATCAGTGATGATTCCCCTCGATCTATCTTTGAAATTCCTGGGGCGAGAGAGGTTGCGATTGAAGTTTCCTCTTTCTCTAAATTTGCTGGGTTCACAGGCATTCGTCTTGGCTGGACAGTTGTTCCTGAAGAGCTGTCCTTTTCAAATGGTTTTCCTGTAATAAATGACTTCAATCGTATTGTTTGCACTTGCTTCAATGGAGCATCAAATATAGCCCAGGCTGGTGGACTGGCGTGTCTTTCCACAGAGGGTTTTGCGTCTGTGCATTCCATAATCAAATGCTACAAGGAGAACGCAAAAATACTGCGTGACACCTTTTCTTCTCATGGTCTAAAAGTATATGGTGGTGAAAATGCTCCTTACCTTTGGGTTCATTTTCCTGGTTCAAAATCTTGGGATATATTTACTGAGATTCTGGAGAAGACTCATATAATAACTGTTCCAGGTTCTGGATTTGGTCCAGAAGGCGAAGAGTTCATGAGAATTAGTGCTTTTGGACACAGAGAGAGTATCATAGAAGCCGCAAGGAGGCTGGGAAACCTTTATCCATAG
- the LOC133694720 gene encoding large ribosomal subunit protein uL2x, translated as MGRVIRAQRKGAGSVFKSHTHHRKGPARFRSLDFGERNGYLKGVVTEIIHDPGRGAPLARVTFRHPFRYKKQKELFVAAEGMYTGQFVYCGKKANLMVGNVLPLRSVPEGAVVCNVEHHVGDRGVFARASGDYAIVISHNPDNDTTRIKLPSGSKKIVPSGCRGMIGQVAGGGRTEKPMLKAGNAYHKFRVKRNCWPKVRGVAMNPVEHPHGGGNHQHIGHASTVRRDAPPGQKVGLIAARRTGRLRGQAAATASKADKA; from the exons ATGGGTCGTGTAATCCGTGCTCAACGTAAGGGAGCAGGATCTGTCTTTAAATCCCATACCCACCATCGCAAGGGTCCGGCAAGGTTCAGATCTCTTGATTTCGGTGAAAGGAATGGTTACTTGAAAGGTGTTGTCACCGAAATCATTCACGACCCAGGTCGTGGAGCGCCATTAGCCCGGGTTACTTTCAGACACCCCTTTAGGTACAAGAAGCAGAAGGAGCTTTTTGTTGCTGCTGAGGGCATGTATACCGGGCAGTTTGTGTACTGTGGCAAGAAGGCGAATTTGATGGTTGGAAATGTTTTGCCTTTGAGATCTGTTCCTGAAGGAGCTGTTGTTTGTAACGTCGAACATCATGTTGGAGATCGTGGTGTTTTTGCTAGAGCTTCGGGGGATTATGCTATTGTTATCAGTCACAACCCTGATAATGACACCACTAG GATCAAGCTCCCTTCTGGTTCCAAGAAGATCGTTCCAAGTGGCTGCCGTGGAATGATTGGACAGGTTGCAGGTGGAGGAAGGACTGAGAAGCCCATGCTGAAGGCTGGTAATGCTTACCACAAGTTCAGAGTGAAGAGGAACTGCTGGCCTAAGGTGCGTGGTGTGGCTATGAATCCAGTTGAGCATCCTCATGGTGGTGGTAACCATCAACATATTGGTCATGCTAGCACAGTCAGGCGTGATGCTCCTCCTGGCCAAAAGGTTGGTCTCATTGCTGCTAGGAGAACTGGTCGTCTTAGAGGACAAGCAGCTGCCACCGCTTCCAAGGCTGACAAGGCTTAA
- the LOC133694109 gene encoding histone H4 has product MSGRGKGGKGLGKGGAKRHRKVLRDNIQGITKPAIRRLARRGGVKRISGLIYEETRGVLKIFLENVIRDAVTYTEHARRKTVTAMDVVYALKRQGRTLYGFGG; this is encoded by the coding sequence ATGTCTGGGAGAGGAAAAGGAGGAAAAGGGCTGGGAAAGGGAGGTGCAAAGAGGCACAGGAAGGTGTTGAGAGATAACATTCAAGGAATTACGAAGCCAGCAATTAGAAGGCTAGCAAGAAGAGGCGGTGTGAAGAGAATTAGCGGGCTCATTTATGAAGAAACAAGAGGAGTTTTGAAGATCTTTCTTGAGAATGTGATTCGCGATGCTGTCACTTATACAGAGCATGCTAGGAGAAAGACTGTGACTGCCATGGATGTTGTCTATGCTCTAAAGAGGCAAGGTCGTACTTTGTATGGGTTTGggggttag
- the LOC133694824 gene encoding AAA-ATPase At5g17760-like, whose amino-acid sequence MYLGSNAFSTASVPQRVTVGKNENIKALPFSLDRNSLQYELKWYELCFHKRHACMIRNKYLPCILQMAKKIKDQNRVVKFYTTRGGRDGWSCKGKGINLDHPMTFDTLAMDGNLKQKVTEDLDKFIKGKECYKRIGKVWKRGYLLYGPLGTGKSSLIAAMANHLNFDIYNLKLSAVSSDPSLEFLLLQYVQSFNSCGGRYRLFDRATAS is encoded by the exons ATGTATCTTGGCAGCAATGCTTTCTCTACCGCATCTGTTCCGCAGCGAGTCACGGTGGGCAAGAACGAGAACATCAAGGCACTGCCGTTTAGTCTTGACAGGAACT CACTCCAGTATGAGCTGAAATGGTATGAGCTTTGCTTTCATAAGCGACATGCCTGTATGATCAGGAATAAGTATCTGCCTTGCATTCTTCAAATGGCTAAGAAAATTAAGGATCAAAACAGGGTAGTAAAGTTTTACACTACTCGCGGGGGACGTGATGGATGGAGCTGTAAGGGGAAGGGGATCAATTTGGATCACCCTATGACTTTTGATACGCTAGCAATGGATGGAAACCTCAAACAAAAAGTTACAGAGGATCTTGATAAATTCATCAAGGGAAAGGAGTGTTACAAGAGGATTGGTAAAGTATGGAAACGGGGCTATTTGCTGTACGGCCCTCTCGGAACTGGGAAATCAAGCTTGATAGCAGCCATGGCCAATCATCTTAATTTTGATATCTACAACTTGAAACTGTCTGCTGTCAGTTCTGATCCTTCCCTGGAGTTTTTGTTACTTCAATATGTCCAATCATTCAATTCTTGTGGTGGAAGATATCGACTATTCGATAGAGCTACAGCTTCGTGA